From Tripterygium wilfordii isolate XIE 37 chromosome 13, ASM1340144v1, whole genome shotgun sequence, the proteins below share one genomic window:
- the LOC120012931 gene encoding phytoene synthase 2, chloroplastic-like — protein sequence MSVALLWVVSPTTTTTTTTDVSKCFGFIDSSKFFVKDRRLMLNGAAKKSRRQNWNYCSPDADFRSGSNFPVTSSVVASPAGEMAVSSEEKVYSVVLKQAALVEKQLRSRGDLDVKPDIAIPGTLSLLSEAYDRCGEVCAEYAKTFYLGTLLMTPERRRAIWAIYVWCRRTDELVDGPNASHITPTALDRWEARLEDLFQGRPFDMLDAAVSDTVTKFPVDIQPFKDMIEGMRMDLRKSRYKNFDELYLYCYYVAGTVGLMSVPVMGIAPESQATTESVYNAALALGIANQLTNILRDVGEDASRGRIYLPQDELALAGISEDDIFAGRLTNKWRNFMKSQIKRARMFFDEAEKGVTELSAASRWPVWASLLLYRQILDEIEANDYNNFTRRAYVSKAKKLLALPVAYTRSLIRPSRTALASNKM from the exons ATGTCTGTTGCTTTACTATGGGTTGTCTCACCTACTACTACTACCACAACAACAACAGATGTCTCCAAATGTTTTGGGTTCATTGATTCGTCAAAGTTCTTTGTTAAAGATAGGAGATTGATGCTTAATGGTGCTGCAAAAAAGAGTAGGAGACAGAATTGGAATTATTGCTCTCCAGATGCAGATTTCAGAAGTGGAAGCAACTTCCCTGTAACATCAAGCGTGGTGGCTAGCCCGGCTGGAGAAATGGCTGTCTCGTCTGAGGAGAAGGTTTATAGTGTCGTGTTGAAGCAGGCAGCCTTGGTTGAGAAGCAATTGAGGTCTAGAGGGGATCTAGATGTGAAACCAGATATTGCCATTCCAGGGACTTTGAGCTTGTTGAGTGAAGCTTATGACCGATGTGGAGAAGTTTGTGCAGAGTATGCAAAGACATTTTACTTGG GAACTTTGCTAATGACTCCTGAAAGGCGAAGAGCTATATGGGCAATCTATG TGTGGTGTAGGAGGACGGATGAGCTTGTTGATGGGCCTAATGCGTCGCACATAACACCAACAGCTTTAGACAGGTGGGAGGCAAGGTTGGAAGATCTTTTTCAAGGTCGTCCATTTGATATGCTTGACGCTGCTGTATCAGATACTGTTACGAAATTTCCTGTTGATATTCAG CCATTTAAAGACATGATTGAAGGAATGAGGATGGACCTAAGGAAGTCAAGATACAAGAACTTCGATGAACTGTATCTTTATTGTTATTATGTCGCTGGGACTGTCGGATTGATGAGCGTTCCAGTGATGGGCATTGCACCTGAATCTCAGGCAACAACAGAGAGTGTTTATAATGCTGCCTTGGCATTAGGTATTGCGAATCAGCTAACCAACATACTCAGGGACGTTGGAGAAGA TGCAAGTAGAGGTAGGATATATCTACCACAAGATGAGTTGGCATTGGCTGGGATATCGGAAGATGACATATTTGCTGGAAGGTTGACCAATAAATGGAGAAACTTCATGAAGAGTCAAATTAAGAGGGCGAGGATGTTCTTCGATGAGGCAGAGAAAGGTGTGACAGAACTGAGCGCAGCCAGTAGATGGCCG GTATGGGCATCGTTGCTGTTGTATCGTCAAATACTAGACGAGATAGAAGCTAACGACTACAACAACTTCACGAGAAGGGCTTATGTGAGCAAGGCAAAGAAGCTACTTGCTTTGCCGGTTGCATACACAAGATCTCTTATCCGTCCATCAAGAACAGCTTTGGCTTCCAACAAGATGTGA